From the Nerophis ophidion isolate RoL-2023_Sa linkage group LG18, RoL_Noph_v1.0, whole genome shotgun sequence genome, one window contains:
- the LOC133536793 gene encoding C2 domain-containing protein 3-like isoform X1: MNSQRLRSVKVGDYKKKVPSDVSPSTSLPPLVEGQLSCFLRVTVSQLIWTTPNPPLATFVRLRWWGESSNGTSFNPRDASLSLQKNIRTTARFPVHLSTKQFVSYLADMGSLTLEVLNKQDHLLIAQAQVTEIARLCQLHTISGFYTLLSPTSQKLGELEVSLSLEPLVEVHESISSAPTADFSTEALQVSSLATTSVEPADLKASSEKKSELCSKGTTARKKEHMISQTTQVDKDERVENVKLVEKRGMAVIPSSPKPCAQPSNDILSVILERGSKLRDAMVVSALKFDTGPASVLTDFQLPLQRDNTQPPSMPSPSTMFLENILPGKSALKHVNDVVAGGIRPGEMDHIAVDLVLGRLKTPPPPLSGVEALYPESLSTHSSVCGDSELSDPQYDQSLLEHLFYKTPMSDSRLDDAEVDVQKQKNSSSRTKNQLRQLECRMSDNPVEELHNSLGEVDVLLSPEQMMFLSLIRQANVSIDSMSVPTESATLPARKYMSKGKAPLLQRNKKCTYFVEYTLPKTSLSSRRGRNITGEGESTRVVSSKVTEGVVTFHQRSVFPVRFSKTAIEKWWAMDLLFKIYSRRIDQKKAVPVGQATYPLRRLLRSKQLSQSLALPVHGIEDNSETKELGLLRVLLELSTNSRESPETLPHIICSPQRESSRVSICAEDLSVNSLEDFTENVPIQQKGFKVASPHLNPHTASPRRSQQQMEEDPEVLLHMLLMVPDGKNFNCGPMQAVNVYFNCKLFWCDEMARSVVSWGRVNPSFNFAQVTPVALTAKLLERMKDNVMVIEVWQKTGSSSEEKLLGLVKLPLHQFYMSFRDSKIAQLLLRAQYPVLGVDCYLPVMDVFSSTCNGHLRVTLAMGRFEQVLALQRTREDEIHSLGCPVRPVHLLDHQPHPPAKVTPAQARAMKEHVFMIKVEKVSGLTPLQSTVWGEADCYVQYSFPCQEGAEIDAALDEHYTNLRPFRTTTTLCVPDPAFGHTETHVLLAPEGVPVQKLLLSSLSIQGLSSGGGVHFEVWCRYYYPNVRDQLVAKGILPLSKLCAIVTMQGQHGDEAQMFSLPLLPRADNNLMHQPQPSGLLDVCIRYKCRPVRADVQTGRGAASNVVTLVVQVHRGSGLQAAARVISQHDERYSYFAVVGVNSYVTVQLSFLPEEEQRCTRLTARTFCPEYNYHTEVCCDMLVHKSGGETFSLAEQLAEAVAIFTVWNRDNRKGNTFNPPNVILGTVKIPLLDLLRKTTGISGWFGVYTPLESTQTQHTLVGGLEISVAFSHHSERERVIRAALDLGWEPLQIQNDNEWLNEQGDWEHHTRKISLTFSIPRVWIPVHCLLLPGHEELQRSTYCYFRYKFYEQEAVCSQMKHPCVTEGSEATVTFQGSRTVELMSSQPLLWYLQEERLEVQVWVAFQKDKSQRPRDTDRLVGSAFIGLSSLAKTHQQKLSVSGVYPLFRRSAMDLQGAALRVHISLSVGRAPTVEDNQADSDSQEEILLVATEPAHRTPPPSPPKISNLESPINSSETTAHVAIPQPSKICEEDSFLVEIAVDRAMHINLKDCPKSGSSEGASFLCVSYITADSAEPVSTAVVANTNRATWNHQHKCRLYKQLLIDPEQSLVFKVWHKDSRGEVEQVIGFASVHLSPLLSGFQSVCGWYNLMDFNGQCNGQLKVSITPLKWVQNLRGQRKASSDKAGQNSSDLSQAAPCSYQTNATYNSFPSHISQYPEQHISSPDHLGRLFLKTESDRHQEHMQKVRLHHQSLQEQTETHLVCSSSNSGDINLPSSVVFSTLRKNLSELDKINQYFFSKMGKRDFSPTRERDCLHEKDTHKENELHLPSQQVHNGQFRLPTSTVLHSNSTSSPTKDKTSGIDLEIISSPRDPCMFSQESTSCPTTSAGLVAQNVPEVEAEDTGSEACRSPCSSEDDEEDYEEFVVEPRHLNELTTLTDKTSPWNSIVSDSVSIASECPEAELSQDNEDKSQNKRQESIRKDAGEASQSHSSDSFDGLLEEASDTDSDQDVTLQTVNANMAGDAGSLPDEALQADNPRLQVLVPNFFLPPRQLETSLMGIRLAPSFANSSSDTDQCALPHRGPWLHPNMSPTSMNRETQRLSRIIAPTFEYDDDY, from the exons GTGTCCCTGAGTTTGGAGCCCCTGGTTGAGGTCCATGAGAGCATCAGCTCAGCGCCAACTGCAGATTTCAGCACTGAAGCACTTCAGGTCTCCTCGCTGGCCACTACGTCTGTGGAGCCTGCAGATCTTAAAGCGAGCAGTGAAAAAAAATCTGAGCTTTGCAGCAAAGGAACCACAGCAAG AAAGAAAGAGCACATGATTTCCCAAACCACCCAGGTGGATAAAGATGAGCGAGTAGAGAATGTGAAGCTGGTAGAGAAACGCGGAATGGCTGTGATTCCTTCCAGTCCGAAACCCTGTGCCCAACCGAGCAATGACATCCTCTCAG TTATTCTAGAACGTGGGAGCAAACTTAGGGACGCCATGGTGGTTTCAGCATTGAAATTTGACACTGGTCCTGCGTCGGTTCTGACTGACTTTCAACTCCCACTGCAGAGGGACAACACCCAACCACCCTCCAT GCCCTCTCCATCTACAATGTTCCTGGAAAATATCCTGCCTGGCAAGTCAGCTCTCAAGCACGTAAATGACGTTGTCGCAGGAGGTATCCGTCCTGGTGAGATGGATCACATAGCTGTGGATCTCGTCCTCGGCAG GTTGAAGACACCTCCTCCACCGCTCAGTGGGGTTGAAGCCCTTTACCCTGAATCTCTGTCCACTCATAGCAGTGTTTGCGGAGACAGCGAGCTCAGCGACCCACAATATGATCAGAGCTTGCTGGAGCATTTGTTTTATAAAACACCT ATGTCAGATTCAAGACTAGATGACGCAGAGGTGGACGTTCAAAAGCAGAAAAACAGTTCATCCAGGACCAAGAATCAGTTAAGACAGTTAGAGTGCAGGATGAGCGACAA TCCAGTTGAAGAGCTCCATAACTCTCTGGGTGAAGTTGATGTTCTTTTAAGTCCGGAGCAGATGATGTTTCTGAGCTTGATACGACAGGCCAATGTGAGCATCGACTCCATGAGCGTCCCAACAGAAAGCGCAACGCTCCCAGCAAGAAAGTACATGAGCAAAGGGAAAGCTCCTTTACTGCAACGTAATAAAAAGTG CACTTATTTTGTCGAGTATACGTTACCAAAGACTTCCTTATCCAGTCGACGTGGTCGAAATATTACAGGAGAGGGGGAGTCGACCAGAGTTGTTTCCAGCAAAGTCACAGAAGGAG TGGTGACGTTCCATCAGCGCTCCGTGTTTCCTGTGCGCTTCAGTAAAACCGCCATTGAAAAGTGGTGGGCAATGGATCTCCTTTTCAAAATTTACTCCAGAAGAATTGACCAAAAAAAG GCGGTTCCTGTCGGACAAGCCACATATCCACTGCGCCGTCTACTGCGGAGCAAGCAGCTCAGCCAATCTCTTGCTCTACCAGTGCACGGTATAGAGGACAACAGCGAAACAAAGGAACTAGGACTTCTCAGG GTGCTGTTAGAACTTTCTACCAACAGCAGAGAATCTCCTGAAACATTACCACACATTATTTGCAGTCCTCAAAGAGAGTCTTCGCGTGTCAGCATTTGCGCAGAGGACTTATCCGTCAACTCTTTAGAAGATTTCACAGAGAATGTCCCCATCCAGCAGAAAGGCTTCAAAGTAGCCTCTCCACATCTTAACCCCCACACAGCCTCTCCTCGTAGATCTCAGCAGCAGATGGAGGAAGACCCAGAGGTCTTATTGCATATGCTGCTCATGGTGCCAGACGGAAAGAACTTCAACTGTGGGCCCATGCAGGCTGTTAATGTCTACTTCAACTGTAAGCTCTTTTGGTGCGATGAGATGGCGAGGTCTGTGGTCAGCTGGGGGCGTGTAAACCCTTCCTTTAACTTTGCTCAG GTAACTCCTGTGGCTTTGACTGCAAAGCTACTGGAGAGGATGAAGGACAATGTGATGGTAATTGAAGTGTGGCAGAAAACCGGAAGCTCCAGTGAGGAGAAACTACTCGGTCTTGTCAAACTACCTCTCCACCAGTTCTACATGTCATTTAG GGACTCCAAGATTGCCCAACTTCTTCTACGGGCACAGTACCCTGTTTTAGGGGTGGACTGCTACCTCCCAGTCATGGATGTGTTCTCCAGCACTTGTAATGGACACCTCAGGGTCACTCTGGCTATGGGCCGTTTCGAGCAGGTACTCGCTCTGCAGCGCACCAGAGAAGACGAAATCCACTCACTGGGCTGCCCCGTGAGACCGGTGCATCTGCTTGATCACCAGCCTCATCCACCAGCAAag GTGACTCCAGCGCAAGCACGAGCAATGAAAGAGCATGTGTTTATGATTAAGGTTGAGAAGGTCTCTGGGCTGACACCTCTCCAATCAACGGTGTGGGGTGAGGCTGACTGTTACGTCCAGTACAGTTTCCCTTGTCAGGAAGGTGCAGAAATCGACGCAGCCCTGGATGAGCATT ACACCAACCTGAGGCCCTTTCGTACCACCACCACTCTCTGTGTTCCTGACCCAGCATTTGGCCATACAGAGACACACGTGCTTTTGGCTCCTGAGGGCGTCCCAGTCCAAAAGCTGCTGCTCAGCTCTCTTTCAATACAAGGCCTGAGCAGCGGAGGGGGTGTCCATTTTGAAGTGTGGTGCAG ATACTATTACCCGAATGTCAGAGACCAGCTAGTGGCCAAAGGAATTCTCCCCCTGTCCAAGTTGTGTGCCATAGTCACAATGCAGGGACAGCATGGTGATGAGGCCCAGATGTTTTCTTTGCCTCTGCTACCGAGGGCAGACAACAACTTGATGCACCAGCCTCAGCCGTCTG GCTTGCTTGATGTGTGCATCCGGTACAAGTGCCGTCCCGTGAGAGCTGATGTGCAGACTGGCAGAGGAGCTGCCTCTAATGTGGTGACACTGGTGGTTCAAGTGCATAGAGGGTCCGGTTTGCAGGCAGCAGCCAG AGTTATATCCCAACACGACGAGAGGTACAGTTACTTTGCTGTCGTAGGAGTGAACTCCTACGTCACCGTCCAGTTGTCCTTCTTGCCCGAGGAAGAGCAAAGGTGCACCCGTTTGACTGCCAGGACCTTCTGCCCAGAGTATAACTACCACACAGAGGTTTGCTGCGACATGCTCGTACACAAGAGCGGCGGGGAGACCTTCAGTCTGGCGGAGCAGCTGGCAGAAGCTGTTGCCATCTTCACTGTTTGGAATAGAGACAACCGCAAAG GCAATACTTTCAACCCTCCAAATGTGATTTTGGGCACAGTGAAAATTCCGCTGCTTGATCTCCTCCGGAAAACAACAG GTATTTCAGGCTGGTTTGGGGTCTACACGCCCCTGGAATCCACACAAACTCAGCACACCCTGGTTGGCGGCCTTGAGATCTCAGTCGCCTTTTCCCACCACTCCGAGCGGGAACGGGTCATTAGGGCTGCTCTGGATTTGGGTTGGGAGCCACTTCAGATCCAGAATGACAATGAATGGCTTAACGAACAGGGAGACTGGGAACACCACACAAGGAAAATATCCCTGACCTTTTCCATACCCAGGGTTTGGATCCCTGTGCACTGCTTGCTCCTGCCGGGACATGAGGAGCTACAGCGATCCACATACTGCTACTTTCGCTACAAATTCTATGAGCAGGAGGCCGTCTGCTCGCAGATGAAACACCCGTGTGTGACTGAGGGCAGCGAGGCCACCGTGACCTTCCAAGGAAGTCGCACTGTTGAGCTAATGAGCTCCCAGCCTTTGTTGTGGTACCTTCAAGAGGAGCGGCTGGAGGTTCAGGTATGGGTTGCTTTCCAGAAAGACAAAAGCCAGCGGCCCCGTGACACTGACCGCCTGGTGGGCTCTGCTTTTATTGGTCTGTCCTCCCTTGCAAAGACACACCAGCAGAAGTTGTCTGTCAGCG GAGTGTATCCACTGTTCAGACGCTCGGCGATGGACCTGCAGGGTGCCGCTCTAAGGGTGCACATCAGCCTGTCGGTAGGCCGTGCGCCGACTGTAGAGGACAACCAAGCGGACTCTGATAGCCAGGAAGAGATCTTATTAGTGGCGACAGAGCCAGCACATCGTACTCCCCCACCTTCCCCTCCAAAAATATCCAATTTGGAAAGTCCGATCAACTCGAGTGAGACAACTGCACATGTCGCTATACCTCAGCCGTCCAAAATTTGTGAGGAAGATTCCTTCTTGGTGGAAATTGCAGTGGACAGGGCAATGCACATTAATCTGAAAG ATTGTCCGAAATCTGGGAGCAGTGAAGGGGCATCATTTCTCTGCGTCTCTTACATCACTGCTGACTCTGCAGAACCAGTGTCCACGGCTGTGGTGGCCAACACAAACCGTGCCACCTGGAACCATCAGCATAAATGCCG GCTTTACAAGCAGCTGCTAATTGATCCAGAGCAAAGCCTGGTGTTCAAAGTTTGGCATAAAGACAGCAGAGGAG AAGTGGAGCAGGTGATTGGGTTTGCCTCTGTACACCTGTCCCCTTTACTGTCTGGGTTCCAGTCAGTATGCGGCTGGTACAATCTCATGGATTTCAATGGTCAGTGTAATGGTCAGCTTAAAGTCTCCATCACACCACTGAAGTGGGTCCAAAACTTGCGTGGGCAGAGAAAAGCTTCCAGTGACAAAGCTGGCCAAAACTCAAGT GATTTATCCCAGGCTGCACCATGCAGCTACCAGACAAATGCCACGTACAACAGCTTTCCTTCTCACATCAGCCAATACCCTGAGCAGCACATCTCATCGCCTGACCACTTGGGCAGACTATTTCTCAAAAC TGAGAGCGACCGTCACCAAGAGCACATGCAGAAAGTGCGTCTTCATCATCAGAGTCTTCAGGAACAAACTGAGACTCATTTGGTCTGTAGCAGCAGCAACAGTGGCGACATCAACCTTCCCAGCTCTGTGGTCTTTTCAACACTCAG GAAGAATCTGAGCGAGCTGGACAAAATCAACCAATATTTCTTCAGTAAGATGGGTAAACGTGATTTTTCGCCCACAAGGGAACGGGACTGTCTTCACGAGAAAGACACCCATAAGGAAAATGAGCTACATCTTCCATCCCAACAAGTCCACAACG GTCAATTCCGACTACCAACTTCCACCGTCCTCCACAGCAACTCAACATCTTCTCCCACCAAAGACAAGACCTCAGGCATTGATCTAGAGATCATCTCCAGTCCACGCGACCCTTGCATGTTTTCCCAGGAATCCACATCTTGTCCAACGACATCTGCAGGCCTCGTCGCGCAGAACGTGCCCGAGGTAGAAGCAGAAGACACGGGCAGTGAAGCATGTCGATCACCATGCAGTAGTGAGGATGACGAGGAAGATTACGAGGAATTTGTCGTGGAGCCGAGGCATTTGAACGAGTTGACAACTTTGACGGATAAGACCAGTCCTTGGAATAGCATCGTGTCAGACTCTGTTTCAATTGCCTCTGAGTGCCCAGAGGCTGAACTGAGTCAGGATAATGAAGATAAAAGTCAAAACAAAAGACAGGAATCCATCAGGAAAGACGCAGGAGAGGCGAGCCAAAGCCATTCCAGTGACAGTTTTGATGGTCTGTTAGAAGAGGCATCAGACACAGACAGCGACCAGGATGTTACGCTGCAAACTGTCAATGCCAACATGGCGGGTGATGCTGGGTCATTGCCCGATGAGGCTTTGCAGGCCGACAACCCCAGACTCCAAGT CTTGGTCCCCAACTTTTTCCTGCCCCCACGCCAGCTGGAAACCTCTCTAATGGGCATTCGCTTAGCGCCCTCATTCGCTAATTCGTCCAGCGACACG GACCAGTGCGCTCTACCTCACAGGGGGCCTTGGCTGCATCCCAACATGTCACCTACATCCATGAACAGAGAGACGCAGAGATTAAGTAGAATAATTGCTCCTACCTTCGAATACGATGATGATTATTAG